TTACGATGTGTTCGGAGCGACGTTCGTCGGAGTTCGGCTCTGGAGAAACGAACTCGGAGGTGCCCGTACGCAGTATGGCAAGCGCGACCGGTTCATCGGGTGCGATATCCAGGAGAACAATGGGGTCGGACTCAACTTCTACAATCACACGGACGCCATCGTGCAGGGGTGCGTCTTCTACGACGAGCGCCCCACGAAGACACAGGCGTACGGGATCGTGAGCGCAGGCGATTCCGACCGGATCATCGTCATGGGCTGCAATGCGCCTGACGACCACCATGTGAACTTCGGAATCAGACTCGTCGGAACGAGCAACCAGGTTCTCGGCAACATCACCTGAGGCGTGCCGCCGAGAGTCCGTTACAGGTACTTTGTGAATTCGATACTCGCGAAGTGAATCTGCGCCGTTCCCGTTCCTTCGGCTGATACCGAGAGAGTGAAGCTTCCCCTCGAACTGACGTCGGCATAACCGGAGAACTCCACGCGCCTCGCTTCTCCTCCCGTTGAGGGGATCGACTGGAAGCCTCCTCCGGCATGTCTCAGAGGCCGGGCGACTCCACCGACATCGGAGGCGCCCCAGTACCCCGCACTCACGTTCTCCTGGTTCAGCCGCAGATTCACCTGTTGCGTCGAGGTGATGAAGGCGTGCCCCCTGAAGGTGTACTGCCCGATGCCTATGGATCGACGCACGAGATAGGGGGTGAAGCCGCCGGTGCCGATGCTCATGCCATCGAACTTCGCAGCTTCGATGCGGCCTGCCGTGACGGTGTTCGACTGTGATTCGTCCACTACAACATCGCCAGTGAAGAACTGCTTCACAGCATGGATCTCGACCACATTGTCACGCGAAGCCTCATCGATTCTCACTGCGCTTCTCGCTGCTGGTTGCGTGCCGTTCAGGAACCGCCGAGACGTAAAATTCGAGTTCACAATCTGATTCGAACGAGCATTCACGATCGTCACGGCGGTCTCGTAGGAGTCGTCGAACACACAACCCGTGATGATGTTGTCGCCGCCGGCGGCGGTAGTTCCATTCGCCCTAGTCTGGGTGATGAGCACACCCCCGCTCTCGGTGTTGCCTGTGGTGCCGTTGAGCCAGAATCTCGTGCCTTCAACCGCTACTCCGAGAGATTCACGGAGGATCAGCCCCCAGACAGGGTTCGTCTCGATATACGAGGCTGACAGCTTCGACCCCGATCTGAGAGACACGCCGCACTGAGAGCATCCCCAGACATGGCAGTTGATCAGCGTTGCCGCGCCTCCCTCATCCAAGATGCCGATCTCGTTGAGACCGATCCAGATGTTCGTCAACTCGGCGTCAGGCGACCCGAGGCGGATAGCGACTCCTGTCCCGTCACCGCCATAAAATCGGCAGTTCATGACTTTCGGAGTGACCGACGCTCCGGGAGTATTGACCACGTACAGACCGTACGTTTCGCGATTGCCGAGGCAGATCACTGCAGCACCCCGAATTGCGCACCGGGGACCCTCCTGCTGGAAGACCCTGAAGTTGTGCAGCCCATCGCTGTGCCAGGTGCCGTCGTCGATGACGGTCCAGGGACCCATCCGGACCATATATCCGTGATTACCGGTGTGGCCCACCGGTGGCTTGAAAATGCTGCTGGAGGCAGAAAGGTGGGTGCTCTCCAAATACACGCCGGCGATGCGATTCACGCCGAGCGGAGCGATAACCGTGATCTTGCGATCCTCATCGCTCGAGACGGACATCTGGGCACGAACCATCTCGCGCCAGGTTGAGCTGTCATCGTTCGTGCCGACAGGCCCCCACCAGTACGGGTGCCAGTCGACTCGCTCCGGCCTCACGACACCGCCCTGAGACTGATCGAAGCACATGCCGACCGGAGAACTGAGACCTCCGGCGAGCGTGACGGCGACGCCGTTATCCGGGCGGATAACGGCGCCAGGATGCATCAGCACCGGCTGAGAAATGGTGAGGTTCGATGCGACTCGATGCACTCCGGGCAGCAACGCGATGTGCTGCCCGAGAGCCTCTGCTCGACTGGCTCCAGCCACCAGAGCAGTCCGATTGTCCGCGGTACCCGCGGCGGCCACGCCGACACTCAGGTAGAACGATCGCCCGCCGGCGTCATACGTCTGCGAGCTGTCATCGGACAGCAGTTGCGCCACTGCGCTATCTAATTCTGGAGTGGGCGTTGCGAAAGTCACGGCCTGGTCATCTGCGGCGTCGACGCTGTCACCTGTGCCGGCAGCCCGAGATACCGCGCCGGCCTCGGCACTGGGCTCCGTCACCGGTTCACGGTCGAAGAATTGATTCGTCATTGAATGCTGCCTTTCGAGTAATGGGCTATGTCATGCTTCGGGAAGAGCCACGTCGACGTCGATCCCGACAGCATGCGGCCCGACAGAATCCCTCGTATTTCTTGAACTACGCGCTTTCATCAGCTCCTCCTGAACGCCGCGAAGATCCGGCCGAGTCGGGCGAGACGATCCCGAACACTGAGCGCGCTCCCGCCGGGCTCCGCACCCTCGTCCCGCTCCCCCACATCGGACTGTGTCGGCCACAGCAGCCGCTTCACCAGACGCGGCTTATCGGGCCAGCGCACGTGGGCGAGCGCGGCGAGGTAGTACCTCGCGCGGGTGGGCTGCGTGAGCCAGGTCCAGTTGAAAGGCAACGGGTTCGTGACCACGATCGTCTCCTCGGGGAACGCGCGCCGCAGATGCGGTTCGAGGGCAGCGTCAGCCCCGAGGCGATCCGCGATCCCGATCACCCCGGCCCCGCAGCGTCGCAGCACCCCCACCGCCTCCTCCGGCCCGCCGCTGTGCGGGCGCTGGCCGGGCGGGGCCGGGCGCGCGAAGTGCAACGCCGAGAACAGGCCGTTGACGAGGGGCTCGGCCACGGGAGCCTTCACGGCGGCGAACTCCATCTGCTCCGCGGAGTCGCGCACCACGGCGAAGGCCTCGTCGTCGCCCAGCCCCACGCCGGGGAATCGGCGGTGCAGGTCGATCTCACAGCCCCACATCGTCGGCGCGAGCGTCACGGAGTGCGAGAGATCGGTGACGTCCCAGAGAATGTGACGCACGATCCATCCCCAGGGGCTCAGCGCCTCCTGCAACTCGGAGATGCGACGAGGATCGACCAGCACGTCGATGTCGGCCGAGTGCTCACGGTCGCGCAACCCCTGCCGGTGCAGCGCCGGCCCCTTGATGAACACGAGCTCGATGCCTCGCTCGAAGGCCGCGCTGTGCACCAGCGCGTAGAGCATCTCGTGCAGCGGCGACGACAGCCAGGGGGCTGCGACCGCCGTGACCCGCGCCGGGTGATCCGGGTTCTGGGAGGCGAGGCCGAACTCTGCGAACTCCCGCGCCAGGGCGCGCTGCGGATCCGTCAGGATCGCATCGGCGACCGGTCCATCGACCATCTGCATCCACAGCTCGGCCGCGTCGCCGTGCAGGCCGATCGGTTCGTCGCAGGGCAGCGTCGGCAGCACCATGCATTCGATCCCGCGCTGCGCCGCGGTGTCGAGCCCGCGGATATCGAGCGCGGCGTAGGCGATCGCGACCCAGACCGTCGAGGTGCCATCCACCGCGACTCCCGCATCGTGCGCGGCGCCCATCTCACTCACCGCGCTCATCGCGTTCGAGCACGGCCGCGTCGACCAGCGCGTCGCAGACCTCCACCAGGGCCTCGCGCACCGTGCCGTGCGGGGGTGCGCCGAAGCGTTCGACCGCGCGACGCTCGAGGCGCGCCCAGTCGTCCCCCTCGCAGAGGCCGCGCCATACCAGCGGAGCGATACCGGTGAGCAGGCGCACCTCGCGATCAGCGGTGAGCACCACGGTACCTGTCGCGCACTCGACGGCGTCGAGCACGCGCTCCGCTGGGGCGTAGCCGACGCTGGGGACGTGCGGGCCGGCGGGGCTGGAATCGCGGATCGGCAGGATCTGCTCCCAGGGCTCGCACTCCCCCGCAGCGTAGAGGTCGTCGATCGCCTCCGGGATCCGATCCGGCACCCCCACACGCAACCGCCGCACCCCGCCCGTCGCCTCGGCAGTGCGCGCGATCGCGACCAGCGGGTCGGTCAGTTCGGCCAGATAGCTCGTCTGCTGCGCGATCTCGACCAGCGCCTCGGCGAGGCCCACCGGTTCCACACTGGAGGCTTCTTCGCCCTCGCCCGCGCGCTCGAGCAGCACGAGCCCCGCGATCCCGAGACCGGCGTCGGGCAGCGGCAGCAGACCGAGATCCGTCGGCGCGATCTGCACCTTCTCCGTGCGCCCCGCCGTCACCACACTGAGCGGTTTGCGATACGGCAGCACGCTCCCGTCGCGCGCGATCGCGACCGCCTCGTCGGTCACGTACCCGAGGCGGACCGCCAGCTGCCGCGCAGTCGTCGTCTTGCCCCTGCCCGAGGGGCCGATGATCGCCAGCACAGCACCGTCGGCGCGCGCGACACCCGCAGCGTGCAACAGCAGGTGAGTGCCCGCGCGATCCCTCAGCGCCGCGAGCGTGACCTCCGTGCTGAGCCGCGAGGCAGCCTCATCGAGATGCGCCTCGACCAGGGGGTGCAGCGCGACGCTCGGTGCTCCGGGCATCGGCTCGCCGTGCGGCGATCGGGGCGATCGTCGCATTCCCGCGTCGCTCCAAGGGGCGAGCAGCGCTTCGAGCAGACGCTCGTCGATCGGCTCGACCGCCCGCACCAGCACCGTTGCGCCGAGCGCCTCCACACCGGCGACTACCCGGGAAGGATTCGTGTTCAAGCGGTTGCACCTCTTCTGCGCCCCCCAGAAAACGACAATTCCCCCGTTCCATTCTCGCAGGCAGCTCTCGAAGAGCAGGTCGCCACCGCAGGTTTCGGCGCCAGCCTGGCGCATTTCGTATTGCGCGCACCGCTTCGAAGCGGCACAGCCCCGCAAACGCAAAAGGGCGGGACCACCCGAAGGTGATCCCGCCCCGCTTCGCTGATGCGAAGAGCCGTAAGCCCGAAGACTTAGGCGAGCTTGACGCCCGCGCCGGCCTCCTCGAGCTTAGCCTTGGCCGCCTCGGCGTCCTCCTTCTTCGCGCCCTCGAGCACGTTCTTGGGAGCCTCCTCGACGAGAGCCTTCGCCTCGCCCAGGCCCAGGCCGGTCAGCTCGCGCACGACCTTGATGACCTGGATCTTCTTGTCGCCGGCCGACTCGAGAACGACGTCGAACTCGTCCTTCTCCTCGACGGCCTCGGCAGCGCCACCGGCAGCCGGAGCAGCAGCAACCGCAACCGGAGCAGCAGCCGAAACGTCGAAGGTCTCCTCGAACGCCTTCACGAACTCGGAGAGCTCGATGAGGGTGAGCTCCTTGAACTGCTCGAGCAGCTCTTCAGTCGAAAGCTTAGCCATTGTGTTTCTCCTTGATGTTTGCCCTCACGCGGTGCGTGCAAGGCGGGTTTGTGTGTAGTGAACCGGCGTGTGCCGAATCCTTACGCGTCCTGCTTCTCCTGCAGCGCACCGAAACCGCGTGCGGCCTTGGCGGGCAGGGCGGCGAACAGCTGTGCTGCACCGACCAGAGCAGCCTGCATGGCGCCTGCGGCCTTGGCCAGCAGCACCTCGCGGCTCTCGAGATCGGCAAGCTTGCCTACCTCTGCAGCGGTCAGGGCGTTGCCATCGAAGTAGCCCGCCTTCACCACCAGAAGAGGGTTTGCCTTGGCGAAGTCACGCAGAGCCTTGGCGACCGCGACGGTGTCACCGTGCACGAAGGCGAGAGCCGAGGGACCGGCGAGCTCGTCATCGAAAGCGGTGATCCCGGCGTTGTTGGCCGCAATCTTGGTCAGCGTGTTCTTCGCCACAGCGTACGTCGCGTGCTCGCGGATGCTGTTGCGGAGATCCCGCAGCTGGGCAACCGTGAGACCGCGGTACTCAGTCAGCAGAACGGCGGTCGACTCTTCAAACTTCTTCTGAAGATCGGCAACCGTAGCGTCCTTCGTAGCCATGGCGCTCCCTAGCTTGTCGTACCCGTGCGGCGGATGCCGCTCGGGGGCCGTGCCGCTCGGATGCCCCGCGCCCTGAGCCGGGCTCAGAAACGACGAAAGCTCCGGCGCGCACGCACGGAGCTTCTGTGAAGATCGGGATCGCGATCCCGTATCTCAAGGAGTTCGTACCTGCGCAGGTCTTCGCTTGCGCGAACGTTACGGGATCCTCACGGACCCTACCGACGGTCTTTGGCCGTCGGAAACTCTATCACACTTTCGCGAAGAGCCCGATCTTGTCTGTTCCCGGGACCGCTCGCCCGCCGCCACTCGCCCCGCCCCCGCCGAACGCGACTGTTTCAGTGAGACTGACTGTTTCAGGGGCTCTAGAACAGTCTGTCTCACTGAAACAGTCAGGCTCGGCGCAGTCTCCGCGTCCCGCGGAAGCACAGAGGCGCGTCTCCGCGGCAATGCCGCAGCGGCGACTCCCAGAAAGCCGCCTCAGCCAGCGGGCTTCAGCATGTAGCCCGCACCGCGCACCGTATGCACCATCGGCTCGCGGCCGGCATCGATCTTCTTGCGCAGGTAGGAGATGTAGAGCTCGACCACGGTCGACTTGCCGTTGAAGTCGTAGGCCCACACCCGATCCAGAATCTGCGCCTTCGACAGCACGCGGTTCGGGTTGCGCA
This DNA window, taken from Leucobacter tenebrionis, encodes the following:
- a CDS encoding nucleoside/nucleotide kinase family protein, whose product is MNTNPSRVVAGVEALGATVLVRAVEPIDERLLEALLAPWSDAGMRRSPRSPHGEPMPGAPSVALHPLVEAHLDEAASRLSTEVTLAALRDRAGTHLLLHAAGVARADGAVLAIIGPSGRGKTTTARQLAVRLGYVTDEAVAIARDGSVLPYRKPLSVVTAGRTEKVQIAPTDLGLLPLPDAGLGIAGLVLLERAGEGEEASSVEPVGLAEALVEIAQQTSYLAELTDPLVAIARTAEATGGVRRLRVGVPDRIPEAIDDLYAAGECEPWEQILPIRDSSPAGPHVPSVGYAPAERVLDAVECATGTVVLTADREVRLLTGIAPLVWRGLCEGDDWARLERRAVERFGAPPHGTVREALVEVCDALVDAAVLERDERGE
- the rplJ gene encoding 50S ribosomal protein L10, which encodes MATKDATVADLQKKFEESTAVLLTEYRGLTVAQLRDLRNSIREHATYAVAKNTLTKIAANNAGITAFDDELAGPSALAFVHGDTVAVAKALRDFAKANPLLVVKAGYFDGNALTAAEVGKLADLESREVLLAKAAGAMQAALVGAAQLFAALPAKAARGFGALQEKQDA
- a CDS encoding nucleotidyltransferase family protein yields the protein MSEMGAAHDAGVAVDGTSTVWVAIAYAALDIRGLDTAAQRGIECMVLPTLPCDEPIGLHGDAAELWMQMVDGPVADAILTDPQRALAREFAEFGLASQNPDHPARVTAVAAPWLSSPLHEMLYALVHSAAFERGIELVFIKGPALHRQGLRDREHSADIDVLVDPRRISELQEALSPWGWIVRHILWDVTDLSHSVTLAPTMWGCEIDLHRRFPGVGLGDDEAFAVVRDSAEQMEFAAVKAPVAEPLVNGLFSALHFARPAPPGQRPHSGGPEEAVGVLRRCGAGVIGIADRLGADAALEPHLRRAFPEETIVVTNPLPFNWTWLTQPTRARYYLAALAHVRWPDKPRLVKRLLWPTQSDVGERDEGAEPGGSALSVRDRLARLGRIFAAFRRS
- a CDS encoding right-handed parallel beta-helix repeat-containing protein; this encodes MTNQFFDREPVTEPSAEAGAVSRAAGTGDSVDAADDQAVTFATPTPELDSAVAQLLSDDSSQTYDAGGRSFYLSVGVAAAGTADNRTALVAGASRAEALGQHIALLPGVHRVASNLTISQPVLMHPGAVIRPDNGVAVTLAGGLSSPVGMCFDQSQGGVVRPERVDWHPYWWGPVGTNDDSSTWREMVRAQMSVSSDEDRKITVIAPLGVNRIAGVYLESTHLSASSSIFKPPVGHTGNHGYMVRMGPWTVIDDGTWHSDGLHNFRVFQQEGPRCAIRGAAVICLGNRETYGLYVVNTPGASVTPKVMNCRFYGGDGTGVAIRLGSPDAELTNIWIGLNEIGILDEGGAATLINCHVWGCSQCGVSLRSGSKLSASYIETNPVWGLILRESLGVAVEGTRFWLNGTTGNTESGGVLITQTRANGTTAAGGDNIITGCVFDDSYETAVTIVNARSNQIVNSNFTSRRFLNGTQPAARSAVRIDEASRDNVVEIHAVKQFFTGDVVVDESQSNTVTAGRIEAAKFDGMSIGTGGFTPYLVRRSIGIGQYTFRGHAFITSTQQVNLRLNQENVSAGYWGASDVGGVARPLRHAGGGFQSIPSTGGEARRVEFSGYADVSSRGSFTLSVSAEGTGTAQIHFASIEFTKYL
- the rplL gene encoding 50S ribosomal protein L7/L12 → MAKLSTEELLEQFKELTLIELSEFVKAFEETFDVSAAAPVAVAAAPAAGGAAEAVEEKDEFDVVLESAGDKKIQVIKVVRELTGLGLGEAKALVEEAPKNVLEGAKKEDAEAAKAKLEEAGAGVKLA